ACAGGGAATTCATGCTACTGCTGTAGTGGAAGAAGGGGCTCAACTTGGTTTAGATGTATTTATAGGTGCAAATTGTTATATTGGACGTGACGTCATTATTGGTGATAATACATATATATCTCCTAATGTTGTAATAGATGGGAAAACAATAATAGGGAATAATTGTTATTTTAAGTCTGGGTCTGTTATTGGGCAAACAGGATTTGGTTTCGAAAGAAATGCAGACGGGATTCCTGAATATTTCCCACATTTCGGAACAATAGAAATAGGTAATAATGTTCATATTGGAGCAAATAACACGATTGATCGAGGAACGCTAGGTGTTACTAAAATAGGGGACAATGTAAAAACTGATAATTTGGTACATATTGCTCATAATGACACTATAGGAGAATCTTCGCTGATTACAGCGGGAGTTATTTTTAGTGGTGGAGTTATTGTTGGTAAA
The window above is part of the Butyricimonas paravirosa genome. Proteins encoded here:
- a CDS encoding UDP-3-O-(3-hydroxymyristoyl)glucosamine N-acyltransferase — protein: MDSSVIATFLNKQLFGSNIEVTKFSSLSELNDNCVVFCKKYSVDLARVLNEHKVILAIVTPEYEGKIDCSYIISENPRLDYLRVLKKFFNENKKEQGIHATAVVEEGAQLGLDVFIGANCYIGRDVIIGDNTYISPNVVIDGKTIIGNNCYFKSGSVIGQTGFGFERNADGIPEYFPHFGTIEIGNNVHIGANNTIDRGTLGVTKIGDNVKTDNLVHIAHNDTIGESSLITAGVIFSGGVIVGKQCWIAPNVCVKEKTVIGDKGYIGIGAVVIKNVNAETIVVGNPAKQLMK